In a genomic window of Bactrocera dorsalis isolate Fly_Bdor unplaced genomic scaffold, ASM2337382v1 BdCtg338, whole genome shotgun sequence:
- the LOC105230565 gene encoding uncharacterized protein LOC105230565: protein MQIKREVLEALFILSISVWYVSGQACNVCQSNSAACINETSFYLCYGGTVPIEDQIFHCADGLICSNLPNICFQSNGASASCGDTSSCGLCNENQVFACTSRNTFAFCFGATKPTDVTGSCPTGRICDASTQDICVTEVQSTSIICNLDSPVATSLPDNVTTF from the exons atgcaaattaaacgCGAAGTTTTG GAAGCGCTTTTCATCCTTTCAATAAGTGTTTGGTATGTGAGCGGCCAAGCCTGCAATGTTTGTCAGAGCAATAGCGCTGCTTGCATTAATGAAACATCATTTTATCTATGCTATGGAG GTACCGTACCCATAGAGGATCAGATATTTCATTGCGCTGACGGACTCATCTGCTCGAATTTACCCAATATTTGCTTTCAGAGCAATGGCGCCTCGGCAAGCTGCGGTGATACATCTAGTTGTGGATTGTGCAACGAAAATCAAGTATTCGCCTGCACGAGCCGCAACAcctttgcattttgttttggtGCAACAAAGCCCACTGATGTGACTGGCAGCTGTCCGACGGGGCGAATATGTGATGCATCGACGCAGGATATATGCGTTACAGAAGTGCAG aGCACgtcaattatttgtaatttggaTAGTCCAGTAGCAACAAGCTTGCCCGATAATGTAACAACATTTTAG